A DNA window from Enterobacter cloacae subsp. cloacae ATCC 13047 contains the following coding sequences:
- a CDS encoding SymE family type I addiction module toxin, whose protein sequence is MQEIATTKHYRHLKVGYFRKRHEDRKTKIPRRYSVHAALSLKGDWLEQAGFTTHSQVRVGVEQGKIVIELLKEDLSESRRK, encoded by the coding sequence ATGCAAGAGATCGCCACGACCAAACACTATCGCCACTTAAAAGTCGGTTATTTCAGAAAGCGTCACGAAGACCGGAAGACCAAAATCCCGCGACGTTACAGCGTACATGCGGCGTTGAGCTTAAAAGGCGACTGGCTGGAGCAGGCAGGGTTTACTACCCACTCTCAGGTCAGGGTGGGGGTTGAACAGGGGAAAATTGTCATCGAACTACTGAAAGAAGATCTCAGCGAGAGCAGAAGAAAATAG
- a CDS encoding ABC transporter ATP-binding protein: MSICAENITWKVGKKVIVNNVSLKVARGETVGLLGPNGCGKSSLLRILAGLRRPDAGCVTLDGQDISRIAKKQLARRVAFVEQHGMTDANMRVRDVVKLGRIPHHSPFSNWSKQDDETVTAALQRVDMLEKSDQGWLSLSGGERQRVHIARALAQTPTEILLDEPTNHLDIHHQMQLMHLISDLPVTSIVAIHDLNHASMFCDSLIVMQQGQIVATGTPQEILSEALLWDVFRVKTKIEISPFHGKKHIHFIV, from the coding sequence ATGAGTATCTGCGCTGAAAATATTACCTGGAAGGTAGGCAAAAAGGTCATCGTCAATAACGTGTCGCTCAAGGTGGCGCGCGGTGAAACGGTAGGTCTGCTTGGCCCTAATGGTTGCGGTAAATCATCGCTTTTGCGCATTCTGGCTGGCCTGCGCCGCCCGGATGCGGGCTGTGTGACGCTGGACGGTCAGGACATTTCCCGCATCGCCAAAAAGCAGCTTGCGCGCCGGGTGGCCTTCGTTGAACAGCACGGTATGACCGATGCCAATATGCGCGTTCGCGATGTCGTCAAACTCGGTCGTATCCCGCATCACTCCCCGTTCTCGAACTGGAGCAAGCAGGATGACGAGACCGTTACCGCCGCCCTGCAGCGGGTGGATATGCTGGAAAAAAGCGATCAGGGCTGGCTGAGCCTCTCCGGCGGGGAGCGCCAGCGCGTGCATATCGCCAGGGCGCTGGCGCAGACGCCTACAGAAATTTTGCTGGATGAACCGACCAACCACCTGGACATTCACCATCAGATGCAGCTGATGCACCTGATAAGCGACCTGCCGGTGACCAGCATTGTGGCTATTCACGATCTCAACCATGCATCGATGTTCTGCGATTCGCTGATTGTGATGCAGCAGGGGCAAATCGTGGCCACCGGAACGCCGCAGGAGATCCTCTCTGAGGCGTTGCTCTGGGACGTTTTTCGGGTCAAAACCAAAATCGAGATCTCGCCGTTCCATGGCAAAAAGCACATTCACTTTATCGTTTAA
- a CDS encoding membrane protein: MTKKSTAILCLVLFAVGALTSWLYHYHLEKKQNTEACSVSVVVYHEDARANLTLDFMYTMQKQTGVIALSGTYFKNDKAIASIRRDVSYIWTENKDSFQFTSVKIHEVNEDSLPDNVLGDVLPDFFIYPNHKLNYTILKQGPRGFLFTVGKRPIFFCSR, from the coding sequence GTGACTAAAAAGTCTACTGCCATCCTGTGTCTCGTCCTGTTTGCCGTTGGGGCGCTGACGTCCTGGCTTTATCATTATCACTTAGAAAAAAAACAAAATACGGAAGCCTGTTCAGTTTCTGTTGTTGTTTACCATGAAGATGCCCGCGCAAACCTGACGCTGGATTTTATGTACACCATGCAAAAGCAGACCGGGGTCATCGCGCTAAGCGGGACATATTTTAAAAACGACAAGGCGATAGCCTCTATCCGCCGGGATGTGTCTTATATCTGGACCGAAAACAAAGACTCTTTCCAGTTTACCTCCGTGAAGATCCATGAGGTTAATGAAGACTCCCTGCCGGATAATGTGCTCGGCGACGTGTTGCCTGATTTCTTTATTTATCCGAACCATAAATTGAACTATACCATTCTTAAACAAGGGCCCAGAGGGTTTCTATTTACCGTCGGTAAGCGTCCTATTTTCTTCTGCTCTCGCTGA
- a CDS encoding winged helix-turn-helix domain-containing protein produces the protein MFWIINDNIKFCPEKNLLVSMTRPELSVILTTPASRCLVLLLESAPEVVNQRDFFTKVWGEDGMLVPANTLYQNISIIRRGLRTTGETDDTLVATVPRKGFQIKKEVKVSRIENDVTESESAIAEAQPVTGSKEVIAETAAVQVKDKTPRHHYRRYLPLLFMALSFGLGYFILHLAVHDYSRKDFFKDYTISSTENGCHFFSRNDDIKSRGNFTRYKQIIMRTGLDCKKYPWAYFSSSSTAPALSVLICRKPYEQEEDAGCVTLYFRGYNQ, from the coding sequence ATGTTCTGGATAATTAACGATAATATTAAATTTTGTCCAGAGAAAAACTTACTTGTCTCTATGACCCGACCGGAGTTGAGCGTCATTCTGACGACGCCAGCCAGTCGCTGTCTGGTACTTCTGCTTGAGTCCGCCCCGGAAGTGGTTAATCAAAGGGATTTCTTCACTAAAGTTTGGGGTGAAGACGGAATGTTAGTTCCGGCCAATACCCTTTATCAGAATATCTCCATTATCCGGCGTGGGCTGCGCACGACGGGAGAGACTGACGACACGCTGGTTGCCACGGTACCCAGAAAAGGGTTCCAGATTAAAAAAGAAGTTAAGGTCAGCCGAATTGAAAACGACGTAACAGAATCAGAAAGCGCGATAGCAGAAGCCCAGCCTGTCACCGGCTCGAAAGAGGTGATTGCGGAAACTGCTGCCGTTCAGGTGAAAGATAAGACCCCGCGTCATCACTATCGTCGCTATCTTCCACTGCTTTTTATGGCCCTCTCTTTTGGGCTGGGCTATTTTATTCTTCATCTGGCCGTCCATGACTATTCCAGAAAAGACTTTTTTAAAGACTACACCATAAGCAGTACGGAAAATGGCTGCCATTTTTTCTCACGAAACGATGATATTAAAAGCAGGGGTAACTTCACGCGTTATAAGCAAATTATCATGCGAACAGGGCTCGATTGTAAAAAATACCCCTGGGCCTACTTCTCTTCATCCAGCACGGCTCCGGCACTTTCTGTACTCATTTGCAGAAAACCGTATGAGCAAGAAGAAGATGCAGGATGCGTTACGCTTTATTTTAGGGGGTACAATCAGTGA
- a CDS encoding MDR family MFS transporter: MPLRPATTLWPPVLLGSQFVFNIGFYAVVPFLAIFLRDDMLLSGGLIGLILGLRTFSQQGMFIVGGALSDRFGAKIIILCGCVIRVAGYLLLAFGHALWPIILGACLTGIGGALFSPSIEALLARAGTHSETKGQRSRAEWFALFAVCGELGAVLGPVVGALLTGLGFRQVALAGAGVFVVALIVLYFCLPAAQHSKQALNIVPWWSTFRQPRFVAFIIAYSSWLLSYNQLYLALPVEIQRAGGNEKDLGPLFMLASVLIITLQLPLARFARRVGAVRILPVGFLLLSASFASVAVFAPTVPPEGWLRLLPSVCFVALLTLGQMLLVPSAKDLVPRFAEESTLGAHYGALATAGGVAVLLGNLLFGSLLDRALVPSPQAMSPWLLLALFPLCSAIAMKIICRPFTR, from the coding sequence ATGCCCCTGCGCCCTGCCACAACGCTCTGGCCGCCCGTCTTACTGGGCAGCCAGTTTGTGTTTAACATCGGTTTTTACGCGGTCGTCCCCTTCCTGGCGATCTTTTTGCGCGATGACATGCTGCTTTCCGGCGGCCTTATCGGGCTGATTCTGGGGCTGCGTACCTTTTCGCAGCAGGGGATGTTCATCGTCGGCGGTGCGCTCTCAGACCGCTTTGGTGCCAAAATCATTATCCTCTGCGGCTGCGTCATTCGCGTTGCGGGGTATCTGCTGCTGGCATTTGGACACGCGCTCTGGCCCATCATCCTTGGCGCCTGTCTGACCGGCATTGGCGGCGCGTTGTTCTCTCCCTCCATCGAAGCGCTGCTGGCCAGGGCGGGTACGCATAGCGAGACTAAAGGTCAACGCAGCCGTGCAGAGTGGTTTGCGCTGTTTGCCGTCTGCGGTGAACTCGGCGCGGTGCTGGGCCCGGTTGTCGGGGCGTTGCTCACGGGGCTGGGGTTTCGCCAGGTGGCGCTGGCGGGGGCGGGGGTCTTCGTCGTCGCGCTGATTGTGCTCTACTTCTGCCTTCCGGCTGCGCAACACAGCAAGCAGGCACTCAATATTGTTCCCTGGTGGTCAACCTTCCGTCAGCCGCGCTTTGTCGCCTTTATCATCGCCTACAGCTCGTGGCTGTTGAGCTACAACCAGCTCTATCTGGCGCTGCCCGTAGAGATCCAGCGTGCCGGTGGTAACGAGAAAGATCTCGGCCCCCTGTTTATGCTGGCCTCTGTGCTGATCATCACCTTGCAGCTTCCGCTGGCCCGCTTTGCACGACGCGTGGGCGCGGTGAGAATTTTGCCGGTGGGCTTTTTACTGCTCTCGGCATCTTTTGCGAGCGTGGCGGTGTTCGCCCCGACGGTGCCGCCGGAAGGCTGGCTGCGCTTGCTGCCGTCGGTATGTTTTGTTGCGCTATTAACGCTTGGGCAAATGCTGCTGGTGCCCTCGGCGAAAGATCTGGTTCCACGCTTTGCGGAGGAATCGACGCTTGGCGCGCACTACGGCGCACTCGCCACCGCAGGCGGTGTTGCGGTGCTGCTGGGGAATTTGCTGTTTGGCAGTCTGCTGGATCGTGCGCTTGTCCCTTCGCCGCAGGCGATGTCCCCCTGGCTGCTGCTGGCCCTGTTCCCGCTATGCAGCGCGATCGCCATGAAGATCATTTGTCGCCCTTTCACACGCTGA
- a CDS encoding non-oxidative hydroxyarylic acid decarboxylases subunit C encodes MAFDDLRSFLQALDEQGQLLKIEEEVNAEPDLAAAANATGRIGDGAPALWFDNIRGFTDARVVMNTIGSWQNHAISMGLPANTPVKKQIDEFIRRWDKFPVAPERRANPAWAQNTVDGEEINLFDILPLFRLNDGDGGFYLDKACVVSRDPLDPDHFGKQNVGIYRMEVKGKRKLGLQPVPMHDIALHLHKAEERGEDLPIAITLGNDPIITLMGATPLKYDQSEYEMAGALRESPYPIATAPLTGFDVPWGSEVILEGVIEGRKREIEGPFGEFTGHYSGGRNMTVVRIDKVSYRTKPIFESLYLGMPWTEIDYLMGPATCVPLYQQLKAEFPEVQAVNAMYTHGLLAIISTKKRYGGFARAVGLRAMTTPHGLGYVKMVIMVDEDVDPFNLPQVMWALSSKVNPAGDLVQLPNMSVLELDPGSSPAGITDKLIIDATTPVAPDNRGHYSQPVQDLPETKAWAEKLTAMLAARQ; translated from the coding sequence ATGGCATTTGATGATTTGAGAAGCTTCCTGCAGGCGCTAGATGAGCAAGGGCAACTGCTGAAAATTGAAGAAGAGGTCAATGCGGAGCCGGATCTGGCGGCGGCCGCTAACGCGACGGGACGTATCGGTGATGGTGCGCCTGCGCTGTGGTTCGATAACATTCGCGGGTTTACCGATGCCAGGGTGGTGATGAACACCATCGGCTCCTGGCAGAACCACGCCATTTCGATGGGGCTGCCGGCGAATACCCCGGTCAAAAAGCAGATCGATGAGTTTATTCGCCGCTGGGATAAATTCCCGGTCGCACCGGAGCGCCGGGCCAACCCCGCATGGGCGCAGAATACGGTGGACGGTGAGGAGATTAACCTGTTCGACATCCTGCCGCTGTTTCGCCTGAACGACGGGGACGGCGGTTTTTATCTCGACAAAGCGTGCGTTGTCTCGCGCGATCCGCTCGACCCGGACCATTTCGGCAAGCAGAACGTCGGTATTTACCGCATGGAAGTGAAGGGCAAACGTAAGCTCGGCCTGCAGCCGGTGCCGATGCATGATATCGCCCTGCATCTGCATAAAGCCGAAGAGCGTGGTGAAGACCTGCCGATTGCGATTACGTTGGGCAACGATCCGATCATCACCCTGATGGGCGCAACGCCGCTGAAATACGATCAGTCCGAGTATGAAATGGCCGGGGCGCTGCGTGAAAGCCCGTACCCGATTGCGACCGCGCCGTTGACCGGCTTCGATGTGCCGTGGGGGTCTGAAGTGATCCTGGAAGGGGTGATTGAAGGCCGTAAACGTGAAATTGAAGGGCCGTTCGGTGAGTTTACCGGGCACTATTCGGGCGGACGCAATATGACGGTGGTCCGTATTGATAAAGTCTCGTACCGCACCAAACCGATTTTCGAATCCCTCTATCTCGGGATGCCCTGGACCGAGATCGACTACCTGATGGGGCCAGCCACCTGTGTGCCGCTTTACCAGCAACTGAAAGCGGAGTTCCCTGAAGTGCAGGCGGTGAACGCGATGTATACCCACGGTCTGCTGGCGATCATCTCCACCAAAAAACGCTACGGTGGTTTTGCCCGCGCGGTCGGTTTACGCGCCATGACCACGCCGCATGGCCTGGGCTATGTGAAGATGGTGATTATGGTGGATGAAGATGTCGATCCGTTCAACCTGCCGCAGGTGATGTGGGCGCTGTCATCAAAAGTGAACCCGGCAGGGGATCTGGTGCAGCTGCCGAACATGTCGGTTCTTGAGCTTGATCCTGGGTCCAGCCCGGCAGGCATCACCGACAAGCTGATTATTGATGCCACCACGCCTGTTGCGCCGGATAACCGCGGTCACTACAGCCAGCCGGTGCAGGATTTACCTGAAACCAAAGCCTGGGCTGAAAAGCTGACTGCGATGCTGGCAGCACGCCAATAA
- a CDS encoding nitrous oxide-stimulated promoter family protein: MSGKRISREKKTIARMIALYEKQCPQASQEEGHYQVLNAYADKRLDKCVFGEEKPACKQCPVHCYQPARREEMKQIMRWAGPRMLWRHPILTVRHLLDDRRPVPELPEKYRPKK, from the coding sequence ATGTCTGGTAAACGTATTTCACGGGAAAAAAAGACGATCGCCAGAATGATCGCTCTGTATGAAAAACAGTGCCCGCAGGCTTCTCAGGAAGAGGGACATTATCAGGTGCTGAATGCCTATGCGGATAAGCGTCTGGATAAGTGCGTCTTTGGTGAAGAAAAACCGGCCTGTAAACAGTGTCCGGTACACTGCTACCAGCCCGCCAGGCGTGAAGAGATGAAGCAGATTATGCGCTGGGCGGGGCCCCGCATGCTGTGGCGTCACCCCATCCTGACGGTACGCCATCTGCTGGACGATCGTCGTCCGGTACCGGAATTACCGGAAAAGTATCGCCCGAAAAAGTAA
- a CDS encoding non-oxidative hydroxyarylic acid decarboxylases subunit D, producing MICPRCADEQIEVMATSPVKGIWTVYQCQHCLYTWRDTEPLRRTSREHYPEAFRMTQKDIDEAPQVPTIPPLL from the coding sequence ATGATTTGTCCACGTTGTGCCGATGAGCAAATTGAGGTGATGGCCACATCACCGGTGAAAGGGATCTGGACGGTTTATCAGTGCCAGCATTGCCTGTATACCTGGCGCGATACTGAGCCGCTGCGTCGTACCAGCCGCGAACATTACCCTGAAGCGTTCCGCATGACGCAGAAGGATATTGATGAGGCGCCGCAGGTACCGACCATTCCGCCATTGCTGTAA
- a CDS encoding FecCD family ABC transporter permease has translation MTAAVLQARQGLFLTTSALLAIVLLFLVIALGVSVGELSIPLSNVFYAIGNKLGLTAVPLNRIYESVIWDFRLSRALVAACCGAGLAICGAVLQSLLKNALAEPYVLGVSAGASTGAVSVVVLGMGTGAVSLSAGAFAGAFAAFAFVAFLTNGARGGNERTILAGVAASQLFNAITAYTISTSASAQQARDVMFWLLGSFSGVRWPEFQLALVVVLIGLAICLYYSRALDAFTFGDDAAASLGIAVPWVRLALFTTTALITATIVSMAGSIGFVGLVVPHVMRFLFGPLHRTLLIASALAGAILMVLADIASRMLIAPQSLPVGVVTALVGVPFFAVIIYRSRNK, from the coding sequence ATGACGGCAGCCGTACTTCAGGCCCGACAGGGCCTGTTCCTGACCACTTCCGCCCTGCTGGCTATTGTCCTGCTGTTTCTGGTGATAGCCCTAGGCGTAAGCGTCGGAGAGTTGTCGATTCCGCTGTCCAATGTCTTTTATGCTATCGGTAATAAGCTGGGGCTGACCGCGGTTCCGCTCAACCGCATCTATGAGAGCGTGATCTGGGACTTTCGCCTGAGCCGCGCGCTGGTGGCGGCCTGCTGCGGCGCGGGGCTGGCTATCTGCGGCGCGGTTTTGCAGAGCCTGCTGAAAAACGCGCTGGCTGAACCTTACGTGCTCGGCGTCTCTGCGGGGGCGTCCACCGGCGCGGTTTCCGTCGTGGTGCTGGGGATGGGGACCGGCGCGGTGTCGCTCTCTGCGGGCGCGTTTGCTGGCGCATTCGCCGCCTTTGCGTTTGTCGCCTTTCTGACCAACGGCGCGCGCGGCGGCAACGAGCGCACCATTCTGGCGGGCGTAGCCGCCTCTCAGCTCTTCAACGCCATCACCGCCTATACCATCAGCACCTCTGCCAGCGCGCAGCAGGCGCGTGATGTGATGTTCTGGCTGCTGGGCAGCTTTAGCGGTGTACGCTGGCCTGAATTCCAGCTGGCACTGGTTGTGGTGCTGATTGGGTTAGCCATTTGCCTCTACTATTCCCGGGCGCTGGATGCCTTTACCTTTGGTGACGACGCCGCGGCCTCGCTGGGGATTGCCGTCCCCTGGGTGCGCCTGGCGCTCTTTACCACCACCGCATTGATCACCGCAACCATCGTCAGCATGGCGGGCTCAATCGGCTTTGTCGGGCTGGTGGTTCCGCACGTCATGCGTTTCTTGTTCGGTCCTCTGCATCGAACCCTGCTGATTGCCAGCGCACTGGCGGGGGCGATCCTGATGGTGCTGGCAGATATCGCCTCGCGCATGCTGATTGCCCCGCAAAGTCTGCCCGTCGGGGTGGTAACCGCCCTGGTTGGCGTGCCGTTCTTTGCCGTGATCATCTACCGCTCAAGGAATAAGTGA
- a CDS encoding non-oxidative hydroxyarylic acid decarboxylases subunit B, with amino-acid sequence MRLIVGMTGATGAPLGVALLQALRDMPEVETHLVMSKWAKTTIELETPYTAQDVAALADVVHSPADQAATISSGSFRTDGMIVIPCSMKTLAGIRAGYAEGLVGRAADVVLKEGRKLVLVPRETPLSTIHLENMLALSRMGVAMVPPMPAYYNHPQTADDITQHIVTRVLDQFGLEHKKARRWNGLQAAKHFSQENNDGI; translated from the coding sequence ATGAGATTGATCGTGGGAATGACGGGAGCAACAGGTGCTCCGCTGGGTGTGGCTTTACTGCAGGCGTTACGTGACATGCCAGAGGTTGAAACCCATCTGGTGATGTCGAAATGGGCGAAAACCACCATTGAGCTGGAAACGCCTTATACCGCGCAGGATGTCGCCGCCCTGGCAGATGTCGTTCACAGTCCTGCCGATCAGGCTGCCACCATCTCCTCCGGCTCGTTTCGTACCGACGGCATGATCGTCATTCCCTGCAGCATGAAAACGCTGGCGGGTATCCGCGCGGGCTATGCCGAAGGGCTGGTGGGCCGTGCGGCAGACGTGGTGCTGAAAGAGGGGCGCAAGCTGGTGCTGGTCCCGCGTGAAACGCCGCTCAGCACCATTCATCTGGAGAACATGCTCGCGCTTTCCCGCATGGGGGTGGCGATGGTGCCGCCCATGCCTGCGTATTACAACCACCCGCAAACCGCCGATGATATCACCCAGCATATCGTGACCCGCGTACTCGACCAGTTTGGTCTGGAGCACAAAAAGGCGCGTCGCTGGAACGGCCTGCAGGCGGCGAAACATTTTTCACAGGAGAATAACGATGGCATTTGA
- the mutS gene encoding DNA mismatch repair protein MutS, protein MSTLENFDAHTPMMQQYLKLKAQHPEILLFYRMGDFYELFYDDAKRASQLLDISLTKRGASAGEPIPMAGIPHHAVENYLAKLVNQGESVAICEQIGDPATSKGPVERKVVRIVTPGTISDEALLQERQDNLLAALWQDGKGFGYATLDISSGRFRLSEPADRETMAAELQRTNPAELLYAEDFAEMALIEGRRGLRRRPLWEFEIDTARQQLNLQFGTRDLIGFGVENAPRGLCAAGCLLQYVKDTQRTALPHIRSITMERQQDSIIMDAATRRNLEITQNLAGGVENTLASVLDNTVTPMGSRMLKRWLHMPVRDTDTLVCRQQTIAALQDRYTELQPVLRQVGDLERILARLALRTARPRDLARMRHAFQQLPELRAQLSDVDSAPVQKLRETMGEFAELRELLERAIIDAPPVLVRDGGVIAPGYNEELDEWRALADGATDYLDKLEIRERERLGLDTLKVGYNAVHGYYIQISRGQSHLAPIHYVRRQTLKNAERYIIPELKEYEDKVLTSKGKALALEKQLYDELFDMLMPHLADLQLSAGALAELDVLVNLAERAETLNYTCPTFTDKPGIRITEGRHPVVEQVLNEPFIANPLSLSPQRRMLIITGPNMGGKSTYMRQTALIALLAYIGSYVPAQKVEIGPIDRIFTRVGAADDLASGRSTFMVEMTETANILHNATEHSLVLMDEVGRGTSTYDGLSLAWACAENLANKIKAMTLFATHYFELTQLPEKMEGVANVHLDALEHGDTIAFMHTVQEGAASKSYGLAVAALAGVPKEVIKRARQKLRELESLSPNAAATQIDGTQMSLLAPAEETSPAVEALENLDPDSLTPRQALEWIYRLKSLV, encoded by the coding sequence ATGAGTACACTTGAAAATTTTGACGCCCATACCCCAATGATGCAGCAGTACCTGAAGCTGAAAGCGCAGCATCCGGAAATTCTGCTGTTTTACCGCATGGGCGATTTTTACGAGCTGTTTTATGACGATGCTAAACGGGCATCGCAGCTGCTCGACATCTCTCTGACCAAACGTGGCGCATCGGCAGGTGAACCCATCCCGATGGCAGGCATTCCGCATCATGCGGTAGAAAACTACCTGGCCAAGCTGGTGAATCAGGGCGAGTCGGTTGCCATCTGTGAGCAGATCGGCGATCCGGCCACCTCAAAAGGCCCGGTTGAACGCAAGGTCGTGCGTATCGTCACGCCAGGCACCATTAGCGACGAAGCCCTGCTCCAGGAGCGTCAGGATAACCTGCTGGCGGCCCTGTGGCAGGACGGCAAAGGGTTTGGTTACGCCACGCTGGATATCAGCTCCGGGCGTTTTCGTCTGAGCGAGCCGGCTGACCGGGAAACCATGGCAGCCGAGCTGCAGCGCACCAACCCGGCGGAACTGCTGTATGCCGAAGATTTTGCCGAAATGGCGTTGATCGAAGGTCGTCGCGGCCTGCGCCGCCGTCCGCTGTGGGAATTTGAAATTGATACCGCTCGCCAGCAGCTCAACCTGCAGTTTGGCACCCGCGATCTGATTGGCTTTGGGGTGGAAAACGCCCCGCGCGGATTGTGCGCCGCGGGCTGCCTTTTGCAGTATGTGAAAGATACCCAGCGCACCGCCCTGCCGCATATCCGCTCTATCACCATGGAGCGCCAGCAGGACAGCATCATTATGGATGCGGCCACGCGTCGGAATCTGGAGATCACCCAGAACCTGGCGGGTGGCGTTGAGAACACGCTGGCATCCGTCCTCGATAACACCGTGACGCCGATGGGCAGCCGCATGCTGAAGCGCTGGCTGCATATGCCCGTCCGCGATACGGATACGCTCGTTTGTCGTCAGCAGACCATTGCCGCGCTGCAGGATCGCTACACCGAACTGCAGCCTGTGCTGCGTCAGGTGGGCGATCTGGAGCGTATTCTGGCTCGCCTGGCACTGCGCACGGCGCGGCCTCGCGACCTTGCACGAATGCGTCATGCCTTCCAGCAGTTGCCGGAACTGCGTGCTCAACTGAGCGACGTTGACAGCGCACCGGTTCAGAAACTGCGCGAAACCATGGGCGAGTTTGCTGAACTCCGCGAGCTGCTGGAGCGCGCTATCATAGATGCGCCGCCGGTTCTGGTGCGCGACGGTGGCGTAATTGCCCCTGGCTACAACGAAGAGCTGGATGAATGGCGCGCGCTGGCTGACGGCGCAACGGATTACCTCGACAAGCTGGAGATCCGCGAGCGCGAACGTCTCGGGCTCGATACCCTGAAAGTCGGCTATAACGCAGTCCACGGTTACTATATTCAGATCAGCCGCGGGCAGAGCCATCTGGCGCCGATTCACTATGTGCGTCGCCAGACGTTGAAAAACGCTGAGCGCTACATCATTCCTGAGCTGAAAGAGTATGAGGACAAAGTTCTCACCTCGAAAGGCAAAGCGCTGGCCCTGGAAAAGCAGCTTTACGACGAGCTGTTCGACATGCTGATGCCACACCTCGCGGACCTGCAGTTAAGCGCTGGCGCGCTGGCGGAGCTGGATGTGCTGGTGAATCTGGCTGAGCGCGCTGAAACGCTGAACTATACCTGCCCGACCTTTACCGACAAGCCCGGCATTCGCATTACCGAAGGCCGCCACCCGGTGGTGGAGCAGGTACTGAACGAGCCGTTCATCGCTAACCCGCTGAGCCTGTCGCCGCAGCGAAGAATGCTGATCATTACCGGTCCGAACATGGGCGGTAAAAGTACCTATATGCGCCAGACGGCGCTTATCGCCCTGCTCGCCTACATCGGCAGCTACGTTCCGGCGCAGAAAGTGGAGATTGGCCCCATCGATCGTATCTTCACCCGCGTGGGTGCGGCGGACGATCTGGCCAGCGGCCGTTCCACCTTTATGGTCGAAATGACGGAAACCGCCAATATCCTGCACAACGCGACAGAACACAGCCTGGTGCTGATGGACGAAGTCGGACGCGGCACCTCAACCTACGACGGACTGTCGCTGGCATGGGCGTGTGCGGAAAATCTAGCGAATAAAATCAAGGCCATGACGCTGTTCGCGACGCACTACTTTGAACTGACGCAGTTGCCGGAGAAAATGGAGGGCGTGGCAAACGTCCACCTGGATGCGCTTGAGCATGGCGATACCATCGCCTTTATGCACACGGTGCAGGAGGGGGCTGCGAGCAAGAGCTATGGCCTGGCCGTCGCGGCACTGGCGGGTGTGCCTAAAGAGGTAATTAAACGCGCGCGTCAGAAACTGCGCGAGCTGGAAAGCCTGTCACCGAATGCGGCGGCCACCCAGATTGACGGTACACAGATGTCGCTGCTGGCACCTGCGGAAGAGACGTCACCCGCCGTTGAAGCGCTGGAGAATCTCGACCCGGATTCACTGACGCCACGTCAGGCGCTGGAGTGGATTTATCGGCTGAAAAGTCTGGTTTAG